A portion of the Sabethes cyaneus chromosome 3, idSabCyanKW18_F2, whole genome shotgun sequence genome contains these proteins:
- the LOC128740943 gene encoding protein dachsous-like, translated as MMNLSQQRQRQQQQQQQSQHSMTRARKEHAVLKKDVIGTSCTAHYHCISIPLDTSQQRQQQQRDAAATNIAATTNHPASRPTRWNLPPAAGSSTLAPHNPPLLLLPSPPPVIGDVRRSSALPAATSQSSSSYRSPASSLSSASSTASSSTPSAMSSASQPCRTMAASAETGKGQKSSFRFRRRKMSLLWLLLMICAFTGDSGGGGGGGLLRFASAEHVRELEVSEGVPIGHQIGFIGEFLHGVDSGPPYLIVPVPGSAVDSELAIDHTTGEIRTKVPLDREKRSSYSLVAIPLSGENVRVVIRVLDENDNAPTFPTALMNIEFPENTPRDVKRTLNPARDLDLGRYNTQRYNIVSGNVNNAFRLSSHRERDGVLYLDLQINGFLDRETTPAYSLVVEALDGGNPPMRGQMTVNITIQDVNDNQPIFNQSRYFATVPENATIGTTVLQVYATDQDAGENGQVEYAINRRQSDKDQMFRIDPNTGLISVNKPLDFETKELHELVVVAKDRGLQPLETTAFVSIRVTDVNDNQPIINVIFLSDDATPKISESAQPGEFVARISVNDPDSKTEYSNVNVTLSGGEGHFGLTTRDNIIYLVIVSLPLDREIKPNYTLSVVATDTGNPPLHAAKTIFLTVTDINDNAPEFEKEIYHANVMEVADPGTSVIQVTALDRDEGNNSAVAYSLLDTPDTHSQWFQIDGNSGLITTRAHIDCETDPVPQLIVVAKDNGYPPLSSTGTVLVTIHDVNDNEPIFDQSFYNVSVAENEPKGRCILKGLRYLTTTKPPPLYHFTTNAYSKMLRTNAQYNVLSA; from the exons CACTGTATTTCGATTCCTTTGGACACCagccagcagcggcagcagcagcagcgggacGCG GCCGCAACAAACATTGCCGCCACGACGAACCACCCCGCCAGTAGGCCCACGCGATGGAACCTGCCTCCCGCTGCCGGCAGCAGCACGCTCGCTCCGCACAATCcgccgttgctgctgctgccgtcgccgccgccggtGATCGGTGATGTTCGCCGGAGCAGCGCTCTGCCAGCTGCCACTAGTCAATCGTCATCATCGTACCGATCGCCAGCATCATCTctatcatcagcatcatcgacAGCATCGTCGTCAACGCCATCCGCAATGTCGTCCGCATCGCAACCGTGCCGGACAATGGCAGCCAGCGCAGAGACCGGCAAGGGCCAAAAGAGCAGTTTCCGGTTTCGCCGCAGGAAAATGTCCCTCCTGTGGCTGCTACTAATGATATGTGCCTTCACCGGGGACagtggaggaggaggaggaggaggattaCTCCGGTTTGCCAGTGCGGAGCACGTGCGCGAACTGGAAGTATCCGAAGGGGTTCCGATTGGGCATCAGATTGGCTTTATCGGGGAGTTTCTGCATGGGGTTGACAGTGGACCACCGTATTTGATTGTACCCGTTCCGGGTAGTGCCGTTGATTCGGAACTGGCAATCGATCACACAACCGGCGAAATCCGAACCAAGGTTCCGCTGGACAGGGAAAAACGGTCCTCGTACTCGCTGGTGGCGATTCCTCTGAGTGGGGAAAACGTTCGCGTTGTGATACGAGTGCTGGACGAGAATGACAATGCACCCACCTTTCCGACGGCACTGATGAACATTGAGTTCCCGGAGAATACACCACGGGATGTGAAACGGACATTGAACCCGGCGCGAGACTTAGATCTTGGCCGGTATAATACTCAGCGGTATAATATTGTGTCGGGTAATGTGAATAACGCCTTTCGGTTATCATCGCACCGGGAGCGCGATGGAGTGCTTTATTTGGATTTGCAGATCAACGGATTCCTCGATCGGGAGACCACTCCGGCGTATAGCCTCGTTGTAGAGGCACTGGATGGTGGTAATCCGCCGATGCGAGGACAAATGACGGTTAATATTACGATCCAGGATGTGAACGATAATCAACCGATTTTCAACCAGAGTCGATACTTTGCGACCGTTCCGGAGAATGCCACCATCGGAACGACGGTTCTGCAGGTCTACGCAACCGACCAGGACGCTGGTGAAAACGGTCAGGTGGAATATGCCATCAACCGAAGACAGTCGGACAAGGATCAAATGTTTCGAATAGATCCGAACACCGGTTTGATCTCGGTCAACAAGCCGCTAGATTTCGAAACCAAGGAACTGCACGAACTGGTGGTAGTGGCCAAGGATCGCGGATTGCAGCCGCTAGAAACGACGGCTTTTGTGTCGATACGAGTGACGGATGTGAACGACAATCAGCCGATAATAAATGTGATATTTTTGAGTGATGACGCGACACCGAAGATTTCGGAATCGGCTCAACCGGGTGAATTTGTGGCACGGATTTCAGTGAATGATCCCGACTCGAAGACGGAATATTCCAACGTGAATGTGACTCTTTCCGGTGGGGAGGGACACTTCGGCTTAACGACGCGCGATAATATAATCTATCTAGTGATCGTGTCGCTTCCGCTGGATCGGGAAATCAAACCGAACTACACGCTTAGTGTGGTGGCCACGGATACCGGTAATCCTCCGCTGCATGCAGCGAAAACCATCTTTCTCACTGTGACCGATATTAACGATAACGCGCCGGAATTCGAGAAAGAAATTTACCACGCGAACGTGATGGAGGTGGCCGATCCGGGAACGTCGGTCATTCAGGTGACCGCTCTCGACAGGGATGAGGGTAACAACTCGGCGGTTGCGTACTCCCTGCTGGACACGCCGGACACCCATTCGCAGTGGTTCCAGATCGACGGCAATTCGGGTCTGATAACGACCCGAGCGCACATCGACTGCGAAACCGATCCGGTGCCGCAGCTGATCGTGGTAGCGAAAGATAATGGCTACCCGCCGCTCTCGTCCACCGGCACCGTTCTGGTTACCATCCACGACGTCAACGACAATGAACCGATCTTCGATCAGAGCTTCTACAACGTGTCGGTGGCGGAGAACGAACCGAAAGGGCGCTGCATTCTAAAG GGTTTGCGTTACCTGACGACCACCAAACCACCACCACTTTACCACTTTACGACAAACGCGTACTCCAAGATGCTACGCACCAACGCGCAATACAACGTTTTGAGTGCGTAA